In Musa acuminata AAA Group cultivar baxijiao chromosome BXJ2-3, Cavendish_Baxijiao_AAA, whole genome shotgun sequence, the following proteins share a genomic window:
- the LOC135607577 gene encoding uncharacterized protein LOC135607577 yields the protein MSRLTKLGFALALVFSISLLGLAAELLYLLHCRRRRRRSGQPELGDGVGVPRHGPHPRELLHHVLFFKHRSRVEPACAAPRPHADPPKPATEEAEEECDLARWRAMCLGPSRALYTINEDGEEEEEVVEEETPCASPVFYTPSSSPPQGATEDGGDAGGPSPAMRPSGRQCVVVLRR from the coding sequence ATGAGCAGACTCACAAAGCTCGGCTTCGCTCTCGCACTCGTCTTCTCTATCTCTCTTCTCGGGCTGGCCGCCGAGCTCCTCTACCTCCTCCATTGCCGTCGTCGAAGGCGGCGAAGCGGCCAGCCTGAGCTCGGCGACGGAGTCGGAGTCCCCCGCCACGGCCCGCACCCAAGGGAGCTCCTGCACCACGTCCTCTTCTTCAAGCACCGTTCCCGCGTCGAGCCCGCCTGCGCCGCCCCGCGGCCGCACGCGGACCCGCCGAAGCCCGCGACCGAGGAGGCGGAGGAAGAGTGCGACCTGGCCCGGTGGCGCGCCATGTGCCTGGGGCCCTCGAGGGCCCTGTACACCATCAACGAGgacggcgaggaggaggaggaggtggtggaagaGGAGACGCCGTGCGCGTCCCCGGTGTTCTACACCCCGTCCTCGTCTCCGCCTCAGGGGGCGACCGAGGACGGAGGCGACGCGGGAGGTCCCTCGCCGGCCATGCGGCCGAGCGGACGTCAGTGTGTAGTAGTGCTGCGTAGGTGA